The Panicum virgatum strain AP13 chromosome 5K, P.virgatum_v5, whole genome shotgun sequence genome has a window encoding:
- the LOC120710341 gene encoding uridylate kinase-like has translation MGSIGIPTRVQTAFRMSEVAEPYIRRRAVKHLEKGRVVIFAAGPGSPQPFDVQKLVAVNAEVVLKVTNVDGLYDADPRHNPNARLLETVSYHEVTARDLSVMDMTAITLCQENNISLVVFNLQSLETAIVDLLVRRLLPLLAAQEIRNRMGTHCVEKEKIG, from the exons ATGGGGAGCATTGGAATACCAACCCGTGTGCAAACTGCATTCCGTATGTCAGAGGTTGCAGAACCATACATCCGCCGAAGAGCAGTCAAACATTTAGAGAAAGGAAGGGTTGTTATATTTGCTGCTGGGCCTGGGAGCCCGCAGCCCTTCGATGTGCAGAAA TTAGTTGCAG TCAATGCAGAGGTAGTGCTTAAAGTGACTAATGTTGATGGTCTGTACGACGCGGACCCCAGGCATAATCCCAATGCTCGTCTTCTTGAGACTGTGAGCTATCATGAAGTGACAGCAAGAGATCTCTCAGTAATGGACATGACTGCCATCACATTATGCCAGGAAAACAACATTTCCC ttGTTGTGTTTAACTTGCAAAGCCTGGAAACGGCTATTGTTGATTTGTTGGTAAGAAGGTTGTTACCTTTATTGGCTGCACAAGAAATCAGGAACAGAATGGGAACACACTGCGtggagaaagaaaagattgGTTAG
- the LOC120709343 gene encoding probable Histone-lysine N-methyltransferase ATXR5, with product MGRSAPPSTSSPELRRKRTAAPPPEPPTPRRFCSMDDVMRRSRPVHAPPPVARAREAVYDAVLCDTCGSGDRDDELLLCDRCDRGRHTFCLRPIAAKVPIGPWFCPDCAPPAKPVKRFPMKQTKIVNFFRIQKDDHDGVPGKCRLSQDVRKRRKRSLVMHKKRRRILPFVPTEDRARRLKQMASLATALISSKTVFSNELTYMPNMAPRSSNQARLEEGGMQILPKEDKETIELCRTMQQRGECPPLLVVFDSCEGFTVQADADIKDMTFITEYAGDVDYLENRASDDCDCIMTLLLTEDPSQRLVICPDKRGNISRFISGINNYTPDGKKKQNVKCVRYDIDGESHVLLVACRDIACGEKLYYDYNGYEHAYPTHHFL from the exons ATGGGCcgcagcgcgccgccgtcgacgagctcgccggagctgcggcggaagcgcacggcggcgccgcccccggAGCCCCCGACGCCGCGCCGCTTCTGCTCCATGGACGACGTCATGCGCCGCTCGCGCCCCGTCCACGCGCCGCcccccgtcgcccgcgcgcgcgagGCCGTCTACGACGCCGTCCTCTGCGACACATGCGGCTCCGGCGACCGCGATGACGAGCTGCTCCTCTGCGACCGCTGCGACCGAGGACGCCACACCTTCTGCCTCCGCCCCATCGCCGCCAAGGTCCCCATCGGCCCATGGTTCTGCCCCGACTGCGCCCCGCCCGCCAAGCCCGTCAAAA GGTTTCCGATGAAGCAGACCAAGATCGTCAATTTCTTCCGGATTCAGAAGGATGACCACGATGGCGTGCCCGGGAAATGTAGGCTCTCCCAAG ATGTTAGAAAACGAAGGAAGCGCTCTCTCGTCATGcacaagaagaggaggaggatacTGCCATTTGTCCCAACTGAAGATAGAGCTAGAAGACTCAAACAAATGGCTTCTCTGGCCACTGCTTTGATATCTTCGAAAACGGTATTCAGTAATGAGTTGACATACATGCCTAATATGGCTCCTAGATCTTCCAATCAGGCAAGATTGGAGGAGGGTGGTATGCAG ATTCTTCCCAAAGAGGATAAAGAAACCATAGAGCTATGCAGAACCATGCAACAAAGAGGCGAATGCCCTCCACTTCTTGTGGTATTTGATTCCTGTGAAGG TTTCACTGTGCAGGCTGATGCTGATATTAAGGATATGACCTTCATCACTGAATATGCTGGGGATGTTGATTATCTGGAGAACAGGGCAAGCGATGATTGCGACTGTATTATGACACTCCTTTTGACAGAAGATCCTTCTCAGAGGCTGGTCATTTGCCCTGACAAACGTGGAAACATTTCTCGCTTTATTAGCGGCATCAATAACTACACACC GGATGGCAAGAAGAAGCAGAATGTCAAATGTGTGCGTTATGACATTGATGGGGAGAGCCATGTCTTGTTGGTGGCCTGCCGTGATATAGCTTGTGGTGAAAAGCTATACTACGATTACAATGGATACGAGCATGCGTATCCCACTCATCATTTTCTCTAA
- the LOC120709344 gene encoding R3H and coiled-coil domain-containing protein 1-like: MDGPRWTEEVDDLVDAGNVDGAIALLESVVSKLSTSAAAPSAADLRLATALGDLAGLHASRGNTLRADDLRARAIVLRSRAAAPGALGDQELTQKCISQEGAVGSKDSEVLTNTEQNNEDEEDDWEAIADSGALDDTLVRSLDQEARVPSCSSSEKSSTPSSGPKRRGRGSFLYDKSVLYSDQCGSERDLDDKESSPHSGSKGHVNEQENNAVAAARQFGTKHVLVLYDFSPSTRTTDLERIFEKFGDHGVAIRWVNDTSALAVFRTPSAASEAQSCIPPRCKVRSLKENDDLLTKIDGRDLEPPKPRPKTSARTAQRLIAHGMGLKQFTNFGSDELKKQEEERKNRIAARQAMRDEAWGSD; the protein is encoded by the exons ATGGACGGCCCCCGTTGGACGGAGGAGGTCGACGACCTGGTCGACGCCGGCAACGTCGATGGCGCCATCGCTCTCCTCGAGTCCGTCGTCTCCAAGctctccacctccgccgccgctccctcggCCGCTGACCTCCGCCTCGCCACGGCGCTCGGGGACCTCGCGGGCCTGCACGCCTCCCGCGGCAACACCCTCCGCGCTGACGACCTCCGCGCCCGCGCCATCGTCCTCCGATcccgcgccgcagcccctgGGGCCCTAGG GGACCAGGAGTTGACACAGAAATGTATATCACAAGAGGGTGCAGTGGGTTCAAAGGACTCTGAAGTCTTAACTAATACTGAACAAAAcaatgaagatgaagaagatg ATTGGGAGGCTATTGCAGATAGCGGTGCACTTGATGACACACTAGTGCGCTCCCTGGATCAAGAAGCTAGGGTGCCTTCTTGTAGCTCTTCAGAGAAAAGTAGCACCCCATCTTCAGGACCCaaaaggagggggaggggttCATTTCTCTATGATAAGAGTGTTCTGTACAGTGACCAGTGTGGTTCAGAAAGGGATTTGGATGACAAAGAGTCTAGTCCTCATAGTGGATCAAAAGGCCATGTAAATGAGCAGGAGAACAATGCTGTTGCAG ctGCTAGACAGTTTGGGACAAAGCATGTTCTCGTCCTATATGACTTTTCACCTAGCACGCGCACAACAGATCTGGAAAGGATTTTTGAGAAGTTTGGGGATCATGGAGTTGCCATTCGCTGGGTTAACGATACTTCTGCACTTGCTGTTTTTAGGACTCCATCAGCTG CTAGTGAGGCTCAGTCTTGCATACCTCCAAGATGCAAAGTGCGGTCATTGAAGGAGAATGATGATTTATTGACAAAAATAGACGGTAGAG ACCTAGAACCACCCAAGCCGAGACCAAAAACATCTGCAAGAACAGCTCAAAGGCTAATTGCTCATGGTATGGGATTGAAGCAGTTTACAAACTTTGGGtcagatgagttgaagaaacaggaggaagagagaaagaaCAGGATTGCCGCTCGACAAGCCATGCGTGATGAGGCTTGGGGTTCAGATTGA
- the LOC120709345 gene encoding uncharacterized protein LOC120709345: MHPPLRRWPQRRPAIRYDCGCRAGAAVSHIFLRTADISAMKMLKRRRSLKMNESVDDLTRSSKKNKRTYLTRSSTKNKIIRNEGETTELLISGDLHLESSQVVWNELSEQVVSKLSKSGLAFSIQWTHGVIYMLRHSCETQEEHYKVCDFSKLG; the protein is encoded by the exons ATGCACCCGCCGCTccgaaggtggcctcagagacGGCCGGCGATACGATACGACTGCGgttgccgcgccggcgccgccgtcagcCATATCTTTCTCCGGACGGCCGACATCAG TGCTATGAAGATGCTAAAACGTAGAAGAAGCTTGAAGATGAATGAAAGTGTCGATGATCTCACAAGAAGTTCAAAGAAGAATAAAAGAACTTATCTGACAAGAAGCTCAACAAAGAACAAAATAATTCGCAATGAAGGAGAGACAACTGAGTTACTGATTTCAG GTGACTTGCATCTGGAATCAAGTCAAGTTGTCTGGAATGAGCTCAGTGAACAAGTTGTATCAAAGTTGTCTAAAAGTGGTCTCGCTTTCTCTATCCAATG GACGCATGGTGTTATTTACATGCTCAGGCATAGCTGTGAAACGCAAGAGGAACATTACAAGGTTTGTGACTTCAGCAAGCTTGGTTAA
- the LOC120709346 gene encoding ABC transporter D family member 1-like: MASLQLLQLTERGRNLLSSRRRTVAVVSGALIAGGTLAYTQSGRWKRQQKTNSSSNGNAHTKDRIGHNGTDAKLVKPRKKKSGLKSLHFLAAILLKKIGSNGSNYLLGLIITAVLRTAVGHRLAKVQGYLFRAAFLRRVPTFTRLIIENLLLCFLQSTIYQTSKYLTGSLGLCFKKILTDLVHADYFENMVYYKISHVDHRISNPEQRIASDIPKFCAELSDLVQDDLAAIAEGLIYIWRLCSYASPKYVLWILAYVIGAGGTIRKFSPAFGKLKSTEQQLEGEYRQVHSRLRTHAESVAFYGGENREASHIMQRFGALVKHLNVVLHENWWFGMIQDFLLKYLGATVGVILIIEPFFAGNLRPESSTLGRAEMLSNLRYHTSVIISLFQSLGTLSISSRRLNILSGYANRIHELLDVSRELSGVRDRLLCENSSAGNYISEANYIEFSGVKVVTPSGNILVDDLTLRLESGSNLLITGPNGSGKSSLFRVLGGLWPLVSGHIVKPGVGSNLNKEIFYVPQRPYTAVGTLRDQLIYPLTADQETEPLSYSGMVDLLKNVDLEYLLERYPLDKEVNWGDELSLGEQQRLGMARLFYHKPKFAILDECTSAVTIDMEERFCKRVRAMGTSCITISHRPALVAFHEIVLSLDGEGGWNVQDNRNGSSFSPEVEFDVLKSSETDRKSDARTVQRAFVKNTKGNASSKLKKHSYSTEVIASSPSMEIEHTVQAPIVTQLQCSPRPLPARVAAMSQILVPKLFDKQGGQLLAVALLVFSRTWISDRIASLNGTSVKYVLEQDKAAFIRLTGISVLQSAANSIVSPSLRNLTSRIALGWRIRMTNHLLQYYLKRNAFYKVFNISGMNVDADQRLTHDVEKLTDDLAGLVTGMVKPLVDILWFTWRMKLLSGRRGVAILYAYMFLGLGFLRAVSPDFGDLANQEQELEGTFRFMHSRLRTHAESIAFFGGGSREKAMIEAKFSTWLNHSKVLLRKKWLYGIFDDFVTKQLPHNVTWGLSLFYALEHKGDRALTSTQGELAHALRFLASVVSQSFIAFGDILELHKKFLELSGGINRIFELEELLQAAQSNPAGPSNAINVASEEIISFHNVDIVTPSQKLLANQLSCDVSQGKSLLVTGPNGSGKSSIFRVLRGLWPIASGRLTKPSEGIFNVPQRPYTCLGTLRDQIIYPLSHEEAELKMLSHERSDKSAASKLLDDHLKMILENVRLVYLLEREGWDATPNWEDILSLGEQQRLGMARLFFHCPKYGILDECTNATSVDVEEHLYRIATSMGITVITSSQRPALIPFHSLELKLIDGEGKWELCAIHQ; this comes from the exons ATGGCATCGCTTCAATTGTTGCAACTGACAGAACGCGGCCGCAACCTTTTGTCTTCAAGAAG GAGAACAGTTGCAGTTGTTTCTGGAGCGCTAATTGCCGGTGGAACTTTAGCATATACCCAGTCAGGCCGATGGAAAAGGCAACAGAAAACAAATTCTTCCAGCAATGGAAATGCACATACCAAAGACAGAATTGGACATAATGGTACTGATGCTAAATTGGTCAAgccaaggaaaaagaaaagtggaCTCAAGTCCTTACATTTTCTAGCTGCTATCTTACTGAAGAAGATTGGCTCAAATGGATCAAATTACCTTCTTGGCTTGATTATAACAGCA GTCTTGCGTACAGCTGTTGGCCACAGATTGGCAAAAGTACAAGGGTATTTGTTCAGAGCTGCTTTCCTTCGGCGTGTTCCAACCTTTACACGTCTGATTATTGAAAACCTTCTTCTATGCTTTCTCCAATCCACAATATACCAGACGTCAAAGTACTTGACAGGGTCCTTAGGCTTGTgcttcaagaaaattttgacagaTCTTGTCCATGCTGATTATTTTGAG AACATGGTGTACTACAAGATTTCACATGTTGATCATAGGATCTCAAACCCAGAGCAAAGAATTGCAAGTGATATACCAAAGTTCTGTGCAGAACTAAGTGACCTTGTACAAGATGATCTGGCAGCAATTGCGGAAGGGTTAATATATATCTGGCGTCTCTGCTCTTATGCAAGTCCAAAATATGTATTATGGATTCTG GCATATGTTATAGGTGCTGGTGGTACAATTAGAAAATTTTCTCCTGCTTTTGGTAAGTTGAAATCTACGGAACAACAGCTAGAGGGGGAATATCGCCAGGTCCATTCACGATTGAGAACCCATGCTGAGAGCGTGGCATTTTACGGTGGTGAAAACAGAGAAGCATCGCATATTATGCAGCGGTTTGGGGCTCTTGTTAAGCACTTGAATGTTGTTCTTCATGAAAACTGGTGGTTCGGCATGATTCAAGATTTTCTTCTTAAGTATCTTGGTGCCACCGTGGGAGTTATCCTAATTATTGAACCTTTCTTTGCGGGGAATCTTAGACCTGAATCATCCACCTTAGGACGGGCAGAGATGTTGAGCAATCTCCGATATCACACCAGTGTGATAATATCACTATTTCAGTCTCTTGGGACCCTTTCTATCAGTTCGAGGCGCTTAAATATTCTCAG tGGCTATGCTAATCGTATTCATGAATTACTGGATGTCTCACGTGAGCTATCTGGTGTTCGTGATAGATTGTTGTGTGAAAATTCATCTGCTGGAAATTATATCAGCGAGGCAAATTATATAGAGTTCTCAGGTGTTAAG GTGGTGACACCCTCTGGGAACATCTTGGTTGATGATTTGACACTCCGGTTGGAGTCAGGCTCTAATCTATTGATCACTG GCCCCAATGGTAGTGGAAAAAGCTCTCTATTCCGTGTTCTTGGTGGTCTGTGGCCACTGGTATCTGGTCATATTGTCAAACCTGGTGTTGGTTCTAATCTCAACAAGGAAATATTCTATGTGCCCCAGAGACCATATACAGCTGTCGGAACACTTCGTGACCAGTTAATCTATCCACTCACAGCCGACCAGGAAACTGAACCACTCAGCTATAGTGGCATGGTGGATCTTCTAAAGAAT GTTGATCTAGAATACTTGCTAGAACGCTATCCCCTTGATAAGGAAGTTAACTGGGGTGATGAATTGTCTCTTGGCGAACAGCAAAGATTAGGAATGGCTAGACTATTCTATCACAAGCCCAAGTTTGCTATCCTGGACGAATGCACTAGTGCTGTGACAATTGATATGGAAGAACGCTTCTGCAAACGGGTTCGAGCAATGGGCACATCATGCATAACAATATCTCACCGTCCAGCATTAGTTGCATTTCATGAAATCGTTTTGTCCTTGGATGGTGAAGGAGGGTGGAATGTTCAGGACAACAG AAATGGTTCTTCCTTCTCTCCTGAAGTAGAGTTTGATGTGTTGAAGTCATCAGAAACTGATCGTAAATCTGATGCACGTACTGTTCAAAGAGCTTTTGTCAAGAACACAAAG GGAAATGCATCATCAAAGCTCAAGAAGCACTCCTATTCAACAGAGGTCATAGCATCTTCCCCTAGTATGGAGATAGAACATACAGTACAAGCACCTATCGTCACACAATTGCAATGCTCTCCAAGACCTTTGCCTGCCAGAGTTGCTGCAATGTCTCAAATACTG GTTCCAAAGCTGTTTGATAAACAAGGAGGGCAGCTGCTTGCAGTGGCACTACTTGTATTTTCCCGCACTTGGATTTCAGACCGTATAGCTTCACTGAATG GAACAAGTGTCAAGTATGTCTTGGAGCAGGACAAAGCAGCCTTCATTCGTTTGACTGGAATCAGTGTGCTGCAAAGTGCTGCAAATTCTATCGTATCACCCTCACTAAG AAATCTTACTTCAAGAATTGCCCTTGGATGGCGGATTCGCATGACCAACCATCTACTTCAATATTATTTGAAAAGAAATGCTTTTTACAAG GTATTCAACATTTCGGGCATGAATGTGGATGCAGACCAAAGATTGACACATGATGTAGAGAAGTTGACCGATGATCTTGCTGGCTTGGTTACTGGAATGGTGAAGCCACTAGTCGACATTCTTTG GTTTACATGGAGAATGAAGCTTTTGTCTGGGCGAAGAGGAGTTGCTATACTGTATGCTTACATGTTCCTAGGTCTTGGTTTTCTAAGAGCTGTGTCCCCTGACTTCGGTGATCTTGCAAACCAAGAACAAGAACTTGAAGGCACATTCAG ATTTATGCACTCAAGATTGCGGACACATGCTGAGTCAATAGCTTTCTTTGGTGGTGGATCAAGGGAAAAAGCT ATGATTGAAGCTAAATTCTCAACATGGCTCAACCACTCGAAGGTTCTATTGAGGAAAAAGTGGCTTTATGGTATTTTTGATGATTTTGTGACGAAACAATTACCTCATAATGTGACGTGGGGACTGAGTTTGTTTTATGCTTTGGAGCACAAGGGAGACCGAGCTTTGACTTCAACACAAG GAGAGCTGGCACATGCCCTGCGGTTCTTGGCATCTGTGGTGTCACAAAGCTTCATAGCATTTGGTGATATCCTTGAATTACACAAGAAGTTCCTTGAACTTTCTGGTGGTATTAATAGAATATTTGAGCTTGAGGAGCTTCTTCAGGCAGCACAAAGCA ATCCTGCTGGGCCTTCTAATGCTATAAATGTTGCCTCCGAAGAAATCATCTCCTTCCATAACGTGGATATTGTCACGCCGTCACAGAAGCTATTGGCTAACCAATTGTCTTGTGATGTATCTCAAGGAAAAAGCCTTCTTGTGACTG GTCCAAATGGTAGTGGAAAGAGCTCTATTTTTAGGGTGCTCCGAGGTTTGTGGCCCATTGCTTCTGGTAGACTTACCAAGCCATCTGAAGGAATTTTTAATGTACCTCAGCGTCCATATACTTGTCTTGGAACCTTGAGGGATCAGATCATATACCCCCTCTCGCATGAGGAAGCGGAGTTGAAGATGCTTTCACACgaaagaa GTGACAAGTCTGCAGCTTCCAAGTTGTTGGATGATCACTTGAAGATGATTCTAGAGAATGTTCGTTTGGTGTATCTTCTAGAAAGGGAAGGTTGGGATGCTACTCCTAACTGGGAAGATATCCTGTCCTTGGGAGAACAGCAGAGGCTGGGGATG GCTCGTTTATTCTTTCACTGTCCTAAATATGGCATCCTTGACGAGTGCACCAA TGCCACAAGTGTGGATGTCGAGGAGCATTTGTACAGGATAGCAACCAGCATGGGCATAACAGTCATCACGTCCTCGCAA CGGCCTGCTCTGATTCCCTTCCATTCGTTGGAACTGAAACTCATCGATGGAGAAGGGAAGTGGGAGCTATGTGCCATCCACCAATAA
- the LOC120709347 gene encoding mitochondrial-processing peptidase subunit alpha-like — MLSGMLLPRLRSSTRVLRKLCGLEPAAARLLSSADAPARDNSLLHPLPGLDLPPPLPDNLGRSPTRVTTLPNGIRVATEDVPGPSACIGFFVNSGSVYESAETTGVSYLLEKMAFKDTNHRTHRNLVHQLELAGGNVGASCSREQMVYSYDTLKGYMPEAIEILVDCMRNPLFLQEEVQRQLVLAQEELQDLHKNPERFLHEQLNLVGYSGALANPLIAPEDALARINHKIIQKFYHENYTADRVVLAASGVDHESLLNHAEFLLNDWHKGSPVEKPKSTYVGGDSRHRADSDMTHVALAFEVPGGWLQERDATTMTVIQTLMGGGGSFSSGGPGKGMHSRLYLRVLNKYHSVQSFSAFSNVYDNTGLFGIYLTTPPDFVAKAVDVAISELIAVATPGEVTEVELQRAKNSTISSVLMNLESRVIVAEDIGRQLLTYGCRKPIDYFLRCMEEITVDDITTFARKMLSSQPTMVSWGDVDKVPPYEFVYKRFQ, encoded by the exons ATGCTCTCCGGGATGCTGCTGCCGCGGCTGCGCTCCTCCACGCGCGTCCTCCGCAAG CTGTGCGGATTGgaacccgcggcggcgcgactgCTCTCCTCCGCCGACGCACCCGCGCGTGATAACTCACTCCTGCACCCTCTCCCCGGCCTCGACCTGCCTCCGCCCCTCCCAGACAACCTGGGCCGCAGCCCCACCCGGGTCACCACGCTCCCCAACGGCATCCGCGTCGCCACCGAAGACGTCCCG GGTCCTTCCGCGTGCATCGGTTTCTTTGTTAACTCCGGCTCGGTTTACGAGTCCGCCGAGACCACCGGCGTGTCCTACTTGCTGGAGAAGATGGCCTTCAAGGACACCAACCACCGCACGCACCGCAATCTCGTGCATCAGCTCGAGCTTGCTGGAGGCAACGTTGGTGCCTCCTGTTCCAGGGAGCAGATGGTCTACAGCTATGACACGCTCAAGGGCTACATGCCCGAGGCCATCGAGATACTCGTCGACTGCATGCGCAACCCGCTCTTCCTCCAGGAAGAAGTCCAACGACAG TTGGTCCTTGCTCAAGAAGAACTCCAGGACCTGCACAAGAACCCTGAGAGGTTTCTTCATGAACAGCTTAACCTTGTCGGATATTCAGGTGCTCTTGCAAATCCGCTAATAGCTCCTGAGGATGCTCTTGCCAGAATCAATCACAAGATTATTCAAAAGTTTTATCAT GAAAACTATACCGCTGATCGTGTGGTTCTAGCAGCATCTGGTGTTGATCATGAAAGCTTGCTAAACCATGCTGAATTTTTGTTAAATGATTGGCACAAGGGGTCCCCTGTGGAAAAACCAAAGTCTACATACGTGGGTGGTGATTCCAGACACAGAGCAGATTCAGAT ATGACACATGTTGCATTAGCTTTTGAAGTGCCAGGGGGCTGGCTTCAAGAAAGAGATGCTACAACTATGACCGTCATACAG ACTTTAATGGGTGGTGGTGGTTCATTCTCCTCTGGCGGTCCTGGGAAAGGAATGCATTCACGGCTTT ATCTACGGGTCCTAAATAAATATCACTCTGTCCAATCTTTTTCAGCATTTAGTAATGTATATGACAATACTGGTCTCTTTGGCATCTACTTGACCACG CCACCAGATTTTGTTGCAAAGGCTGTTGATGTTGCAATAAGTGAATTGATTGCTGTTGCAACACCTGGAGAAG TGACGGAGGTTGAACTGCAACGAGCTAAAAACTCAACAATTTCGTCTGTATTGATGAATCTTGAATCCAGG GTAATTGTTGCAGAAGATATTGGAAGGCAGTTGTTGACTTATGGTTGCAG GAAGCCTATTGATTACTTCCTTCGATGTATGGAAGAAATTACTGTAGATGATATCACAACATTTGCCAGGAAGATGTTATCTTCGCAACCCACAATGGTTAGCTGGGGAGATG TTGACAAAGTTCCTCCATATGAATTTGTTTACAAGCGGTTCCAGTAG
- the LOC120709348 gene encoding protein phosphatase 1 regulatory subunit SDS22-like, translating to MMRLTVEQAAREAGSDGSGAKALNLSHRALSDVSCLRSFNKLERLDLGYNCLVTLEGLSSCAHLKWLSVIENKLVSLKGVEGLSKLQVLNAGKNKLTKMDEVASLTSLGALILNDNNISSICKLDRLQQLNTLVLSKNPVFTIGNALAKAKSMKKLSLSHCQIEHVGSSLAACVELKELRLSHNKITTIPSDLAKNVKILNLDLGNNLIERSSDLKVLSELRYLRNLNLQGNPISEKDSLVKKVKKFVPTLRILNGKPLEASSKSDKSSGKDNIPSKYDPVEIDRKKDKRQQSKQHLKGPEEPEVKTISPGVTTSALGKSEVLDGKERKRDRKEAKKSVEEPTNDGKSKREDDVDHTGRKDKKDAKRKKFVDEEDAEGIDNTDISFADLVFSKQNNSEPKLKDSSAQEAAPDGKFGELVIDHTKKKNKSKGAVTITDSSVLKMISSVPEVGSGGLGLSGWDD from the exons atGATGCGGCTAACCGTGGAGCAGGCGGCGCGCGAGGCGGGCTCGGACGGGAGCGGCGCTAAGGCCCTCAACCTCTCCCACCGCGCGCTCTCCGAC GTGTCGTGCCTGAGAAGCTTCAACAAGCTGGAGCGCCTTGACCTCGGCTACAACTGCCTCGTCACCCTCGAG GGCTTATCATCTTGTGCCCACCTCAAGTGGCTTTCAGTTATCGAAAACAAGCTTGTGAGCTTAAAAGGCGTCGAAGGACTATCAAAGCTGCAA GTGCTGAATGCTGGCAAGAACAAACTTACAAAAATGGATGAGGTTGCATCCTTAACAAGCCTGGGAGCATTGATTCTGAACG ATAACAATATTTCTTCCATCTGCAAGCTTGATCGGCTGCAACAGTTGAATACACTTG TTCTCTCTAAGAATCCTGTTTTTACCATCGGCAATGCTCTGGCCAAGGCTAAGTCTATGAAAAAG CTATCCTTGTCTCACTGCCAAATAGAACATGTTGGATCTTCCCTTGCTGCGTGCGTGGAATTGAAGGAACTCAGGCTTTCCCACAACAAGATCACT ACAATCCCTTCGGATTTGGCTAAAAATGTGAAGATCCTGAACCTTGATTTAGGGAAtaacttgattgagaggagTTCAGATCTGAAG GTACTTTCTGAATTGCGCTACTTGAGGAACCTTAATTTGCAGGGAAATCCTATTTCTGAGAAAGACAGTCTTGTCAAAAAG GTAAAGAAATTTGTGCCAACCTTGAGAATCTTGAATGGAAAGCCCCTAGAGGCCAGCTCCAAGAGTGATAAGAGCAGTGGAAAAGATAATATTCCAAGCAAATATGATCCAGTTGAGATTGATAGAAAAAAGGATAAAAGGCAGCAGTCGAAACAACATCTAAAGGGCCCTGAAGAGCCTGAAGTCAAGACTATTTCCCCAGGTGTCACCACTTCTGCACTTGGCAAATCTGAAGTTCTGGATGgcaaggaaaggaaaagggacAGGAAGGAAGCAAAGAAGTCTGTGGAAGAACCTACCAATGACGGCAAATCAAAGAGGGAGGATGATGTAGATCATACTGGTAGAAAGGATAAGAAGGATGCCAAGAGGAAGAAATTTGTTGACGAAGAAGATGCTGAAGGAATCGACAATACTGATATTTCATTTGCTGATTTAGTGTTCTCCAAGCAAAACAATTCAGAGCCCAAACTAAAGGACAGTTCAGCCCAGGAAGCAGCTCCAGACGGGAAGTTTGGAGAATTGGTAATTGATCAcacaaagaagaaaaataagtcAAAAGGGGCAGTCACCATCACCGATTCCTCAGTTCTTAAGATGATATCCTCTGTTCCAGAGGTGGGTTCAGGCGGACTCGGTCTGTCAGGATGGGATGATTAG
- the LOC120709350 gene encoding vacuolar protein sorting-associated protein 55 homolog has translation MFSTSILLQILACALYNNWWPMLAALMYVLIPMPCLFFGDGSTHFLTSREGGGWINAAKFLTGASAMGSLAIPAILRHAGLIETGAMFIEFTSFFILVCTVLCFHRATLDEDW, from the exons ATGTTCTCCACGAGCATTCTGCTGCAAATACTG GCATGTGCTTTGTACAACAACTGGTGGCCTATGTTAGCAG CTCTCATGTATGTCCTTATACCAATGCCATGCCTGTTTTTTGGTGATGGATCCACACACTTTTTGACAAGCAGAGAAGGTGGAGG GTGGATTAATGCTGCAAAATTCCTGACTGGTGCATCTGCCATGGGAAGCCTCGCTATCCCAGCTATTCTGAGGCACGCGGGCCTAATTGAGACCGGTGCCATGTTTATCGAGTTCACATCCTTCTTCATCCTTGTATGCACGGTCCTGTGCTTCCATAGGGCTACCCTAGATGAAGATTGGTAA